From a single Mus musculus strain C57BL/6J chromosome 12, GRCm38.p6 C57BL/6J genomic region:
- the Gm30599 gene encoding uncharacterized protein Gm30599 — MHNVTSWPQSPVSAPLFTLTKGGPRQQELSWKRGGAATVCLGLVARRCPLRCQVASVAPASDAPKMEERIRSLCLASTLMGECPELFYLPNKQLDSEMTLDANRPSHSIPSSAESRTSQGDAAQAALHSLVAGVPLTRPSTRPPPTYLALLHSPTRPSDLLSVYQYTQLDFFMGCPAYGSFSPHTLIFDHLANTLASSLLPSLASPASALGTLLPESSSSRSHLSLDLTWLALLTGCWLKPVGRVSKGSPCASALAIERVQFGLAGAQGARCGQPFFPGQTDCGGGLQAISCWFGETGIPGGSSWALVPGSRHWAQGRPQGRQGAGYPI; from the exons ATGCACAACGTCACGTCCTGGCCTCAGAGTCCGGTGTCTGCCCCTCTCTTCACCCTCACTAAGGGAGGTCCTCGCCAGCAG GAGTTGTCGTGGAAACGCGGCGGTGCTGCGACTGTTTGTCTGGGTCTTGTTGCCAGGCGGTGTCCGCTGCGTTGCCAGGTCGCGTCAGTGGCACCAGCTTCCGATGCACCCAAGATGGAGGAGAGAATAAGAAGCCTTTGTCTGGCATCCACCCTTATGGGAGAGTGCCCTGAGCTTTTCTATCTCCCAAATAAACAGCTAGACTCAGAGATGACTCTAGATGCCAACAGACCATCTCACTCCATTCCAAGTTCTGCCGAGTCCAGAACCTCACAAGGAGACGCAGCCCAGGCTGCTCTACACAGTTTAGTTGCAGGAGTTCCCCTGACGCGCCCTTCCACGCGACCACCACCCACCTATCTAGCCTTGCTGCACTCTCCAACCAGGCCTTCTGATCTCCTCTCTGTTTACCAGTATACTCAGTTGGACTTCTTTATGGGGTGCCCAGCCTATGGCTCCTTCTCCCCACATACCTTAATCTTTGATCATCTGGCCAACACCCTAGCATCCTCCCTCCTGCCTAGCCTTGCTTCTCCTGCATCGGCCCTGGGAACCCTTCTGCCCGAGTCTTCCTCAAGCAGATCCCATTTATCTCTAGATCTGACATGGTTGGCCCTGCTCACTGGCTGCTGGCTGAAGCCTGTGGGCAGGGTATCAAAAGGATCACCATGTGCTAGTGCTCTGGCTATTGAGCGGGTACAGTTCGGGCTGGCCGGAGCCCAGGGTGCCAGGTGTGGGCAGCCCTTTTTCCCAGGCCAGACTGACTGCGGGGGTGGGCTCCAGGCCATCAGCTGCTGGTTTGGAGAGACTGGAATTCCAGGCGGTTCTTCCTGGGCTTTGGTTCCAGGAAGCAGACACTGGGCACAGGGCAGGCCTCAGGGAAGGCAGGGGGCAGGGTACCCCATCTGA